One window from the genome of Mycolicibacterium gadium encodes:
- a CDS encoding winged helix-turn-helix transcriptional regulator — protein MLGLLGDEWTLLVVQQALLGAARYGDFRARLPISNSVLTARLRLLTGEALLKSRSYQSNPPRSEYVITERSRSLWPVLLSIWEWERHWVPDHDDPLPGMRHASCGGDFAPVVTCGSCGEAASEKDVVAQWGPSGSWSRSIPVAATRRRSASDQSAGLFPQTMSVMGNRWGFALLVAAFVGMSRFTDFQTQLGAPPGSIADRLATFTANGVFEMSDNRYRLTEKGRALFPVLVTALQWAQRWYQSPEGPAVALAHTACGRQFVPVLTCDQCSEPLRGAHVAAVEKTS, from the coding sequence ATGTTGGGGCTCCTCGGCGACGAGTGGACCCTGCTCGTCGTCCAACAGGCGCTCCTCGGGGCGGCCCGCTACGGCGACTTCCGCGCTCGGCTACCCATATCGAACTCCGTGCTGACGGCACGGCTGCGATTGTTGACCGGTGAAGCGCTGCTCAAAAGCCGTTCCTATCAATCGAATCCACCGCGTTCGGAATACGTCATCACCGAGCGCTCCCGATCGCTGTGGCCGGTGCTGCTGTCGATCTGGGAGTGGGAACGCCACTGGGTGCCCGACCACGACGATCCCCTGCCCGGCATGCGTCACGCATCGTGCGGCGGCGACTTCGCACCGGTGGTCACGTGCGGCTCATGCGGAGAGGCTGCGAGCGAGAAGGACGTCGTCGCACAGTGGGGTCCGAGCGGCTCATGGTCGCGGTCGATTCCAGTGGCGGCGACACGACGACGGTCGGCGTCCGATCAGTCCGCAGGGTTATTCCCTCAGACGATGAGCGTCATGGGCAACCGATGGGGATTCGCGCTGTTGGTCGCCGCGTTCGTGGGGATGAGTCGGTTCACCGATTTCCAGACGCAGCTGGGCGCACCCCCGGGCTCGATCGCCGACCGGCTGGCGACCTTCACGGCCAACGGGGTGTTCGAGATGTCCGACAACCGATACCGCCTGACCGAGAAGGGGCGGGCGCTGTTTCCGGTCCTGGTGACCGCCCTGCAGTGGGCGCAGCGCTGGTACCAGTCACCCGAGGGGCCCGCGGTCGCCCTCGCCCACACGGCGTGTGGCCGCCAGTTCGTTCCAGTCCTGACCTGCGATCAGTGCTCCGAACCACTGCGCGGCGCGCATGTCGCCGCGGTCGAGAAAACTAGCTGA
- a CDS encoding Hsp20/alpha crystallin family protein — protein sequence MLRFDPFSDLDALTRGLLTSQTGSNRTPRFMPMDLCKIDDHYVLTADLPGIDPGSVDVDVDSGTLTISAHRTARSEDAVQWLANERFFGTYRRQLSLGEGIDASAISATYENGVLTVTIPVAERAKPRKIEVAHSGRQQSIEPTTVESE from the coding sequence GTGCTGCGTTTTGATCCGTTCAGTGACCTTGATGCGTTGACCCGGGGCTTGCTGACCAGCCAGACCGGATCGAATCGGACCCCTCGGTTCATGCCGATGGACCTCTGCAAGATCGATGATCATTACGTCCTGACCGCCGACCTGCCCGGTATCGATCCCGGTTCGGTGGATGTCGACGTCGACAGCGGCACCCTCACGATCTCCGCGCATCGCACCGCCCGTTCAGAGGACGCCGTCCAGTGGTTGGCGAACGAGCGGTTCTTCGGCACCTACCGCAGGCAGCTTTCCCTCGGGGAAGGCATCGATGCATCGGCGATTTCGGCGACCTACGAGAACGGCGTGCTGACCGTGACGATCCCGGTCGCCGAGCGCGCGAAGCCGCGCAAGATCGAGGTCGCCCATAGCGGCAGACAACAGTCGATCGAGCCGACCACCGTCGAGTCCGAGTAG
- a CDS encoding GNAT family N-acetyltransferase — protein sequence MSGFVEPVTLTGDRWVKLEPLSSEHVPEIKAAAADGELGSLWFTAAPAPEAVERWVDARLAVQTPDTGLTMVVRRLDGSFVGSSSFMNVDPANRRLEIGNTWYVESARRSGVNSETKLLMLGHAFDELDCVAVEFRTHFFNFASRRAIEGLGAKLDGVLRSNQLLADGSRRDTVVYSILDIEWPSVRNNLRYRLDRHT from the coding sequence ATGAGCGGGTTCGTCGAACCGGTCACGCTGACCGGGGACCGCTGGGTCAAGCTGGAACCCCTTAGCTCAGAACATGTTCCGGAGATCAAAGCGGCTGCGGCCGACGGTGAGCTCGGTAGCCTGTGGTTCACCGCGGCGCCGGCCCCGGAGGCGGTCGAGCGATGGGTCGACGCCCGGCTGGCGGTGCAGACGCCGGATACGGGGCTGACCATGGTCGTGCGTCGCCTGGACGGCTCGTTCGTCGGCTCGTCGAGCTTCATGAACGTGGACCCGGCCAACCGGAGACTCGAGATCGGCAACACGTGGTACGTGGAATCGGCCCGGCGCAGCGGGGTCAACAGTGAGACGAAGCTGCTGATGCTCGGCCACGCCTTCGATGAGTTGGATTGTGTCGCAGTCGAATTCCGGACGCACTTCTTCAACTTCGCCAGCCGGAGAGCGATCGAGGGCCTAGGCGCCAAGCTCGATGGTGTGTTGCGCAGTAACCAGTTGCTGGCCGACGGATCGCGGCGCGACACCGTCGTGTACTCGATTCTGGATATCGAATGGCCGTCGGTGCGCAACAACCTGCGGTACCGGCTGGACCGTCACACGTGA
- a CDS encoding cupin domain-containing protein — protein MTELPDWARHIDMAPHPEGGYFKETWRSELTVPQSALPLDYNGPRNAGTAILFLLMPDQQSAWHTVRSAELWLYHSGGPLLLEFGPEQDTATTHLLGSDIMGGESPQIIVPPGHWQRARPRDDQPCLVSCVVVPGFDFADFALGAPAD, from the coding sequence ATGACCGAACTTCCCGACTGGGCGCGCCACATAGACATGGCTCCTCACCCCGAGGGCGGCTATTTCAAGGAGACCTGGCGCAGCGAGTTGACGGTGCCCCAATCGGCACTTCCACTGGATTACAACGGCCCGCGTAACGCGGGGACGGCCATCCTGTTCCTCCTGATGCCGGACCAGCAGTCGGCATGGCACACCGTGCGCAGTGCCGAGCTGTGGCTGTATCACTCCGGCGGGCCGCTGCTCCTCGAGTTCGGTCCCGAACAGGACACCGCCACAACACATCTACTCGGCTCGGACATCATGGGTGGCGAGAGCCCGCAGATCATCGTGCCGCCGGGGCACTGGCAGCGCGCCCGCCCGCGTGACGATCAGCCCTGCCTTGTCAGCTGTGTCGTGGTCCCGGGATTCGACTTCGCCGACTTCGCTCTCGGAGCCCCAGCCGACTGA
- a CDS encoding RNA-binding S4 domain-containing protein, with protein MIEGVESTRVDRWLWSVRLVKTRPDAADACRGGHVRVNGRPAKPATTVSPGDEVRALVGQTMRVVEVVRVIQKRVGAADAATCFLDRTPKPEPTETIAIAVRDRGAGRPTKRDRRRLDKLRAGRV; from the coding sequence ATGATTGAAGGCGTGGAATCGACCCGCGTGGACAGATGGCTGTGGTCGGTCCGGCTCGTCAAGACGCGGCCGGACGCCGCCGACGCCTGCCGGGGTGGACACGTGCGGGTGAACGGTCGTCCCGCGAAACCCGCCACCACGGTGTCGCCGGGTGACGAGGTACGCGCACTGGTGGGCCAGACCATGCGGGTGGTCGAGGTGGTGCGGGTGATCCAGAAGCGGGTGGGCGCCGCCGATGCGGCGACGTGCTTCCTGGACCGAACGCCCAAACCCGAGCCCACCGAGACGATCGCGATCGCCGTCCGCGATCGTGGCGCGGGCAGGCCGACGAAGCGGGACCGGCGACGGCTGGACAAGCTGCGCGCCGGCCGGGTCTGA
- a CDS encoding SDR family oxidoreductase: MQHAPARIVLVTGGSRGIGAEIARQLASPDTHVVVNFRKRAERAESIAQAIRDAGGHASTLRADISDEAECAAMIDTISHRFGRLDAAILNASVGPEAGDDLGNAKRLNRDAQRRIALKTVPLMPAGGRIVFVTSHAAHFFPHRAVPKGQTAVAASKWAGETALYALRSEFRRAGVHFTVVSGDSADAAFAAAIANAASTPNPSGIVYVGGADSLKIA; this comes from the coding sequence ATGCAACACGCACCTGCACGGATCGTCCTGGTCACCGGCGGATCGCGGGGTATCGGCGCGGAGATCGCCCGACAACTCGCCAGCCCCGACACCCATGTCGTGGTGAACTTCCGCAAGCGAGCCGAGCGAGCCGAATCCATCGCTCAGGCCATCCGTGACGCCGGTGGCCACGCATCAACGCTGCGCGCCGACATCTCCGACGAGGCCGAGTGCGCGGCCATGATCGACACCATCTCGCATCGCTTCGGTCGTCTGGACGCCGCCATCCTCAACGCATCCGTCGGTCCCGAAGCGGGCGATGATCTCGGAAACGCGAAACGTCTCAACCGCGATGCACAGCGCCGCATCGCGTTGAAGACCGTGCCCCTGATGCCGGCCGGCGGACGCATCGTGTTCGTCACGAGCCACGCGGCCCATTTCTTTCCCCATCGCGCGGTGCCCAAGGGGCAGACCGCCGTTGCCGCGAGCAAGTGGGCAGGCGAAACCGCTTTGTATGCGTTGCGTTCGGAATTCCGCCGTGCCGGAGTGCATTTCACGGTGGTCTCCGGTGACAGCGCAGACGCGGCGTTCGCCGCTGCAATCGCCAACGCCGCCAGCACCCCGAACCCGTCCGGAATCGTGTACGTCGGCGGCGCTGATTCGCTGAAGATCGCCTAG